A genome region from Bacteroidia bacterium includes the following:
- a CDS encoding SLC13 family permease yields the protein MNKKQLQIFNILFGPVLFLLVYLSDIKGLSHEGKAVMACTLWVAFWWITEAVELPVTSLLPIVLFPLSGALPLKATTAEYGNPFIFLFMGGFLIGLAIEKWNLHKRIAFKIIEKIGTRERSVLLGFMVATAFISMWISNTATAVMMLPIGLSVSAYFGNNQLFKQNLMLGIAYAASSGGMATLIGTPPNIILAAVLKNSAGIEISFLNWMLFATPFSLILLLVCWWHLSRKLGRGVSQGFKLDNNELGTVTLPEKRVLMVFCLVAFFWITRVFLWNKFIPALDDTLIAMIGAIALFIIPSGIKGEKLLNWETAKRLPWDVLLIFGAGLAIAKGFADTDLTQWIAQHFADVNVLPWVILLMVIAAINFLTEITSNTATASIILPILYSMSYSLNLNPLTLLVGAAIASSCAFMLPVATPPNAIVFSSGAVKIKDMMREGIFLNLTSILLTFLFVQTLIGVLQ from the coding sequence ATGAACAAGAAGCAACTTCAAATATTCAATATTTTGTTTGGACCTGTGTTGTTTCTGTTAGTGTATTTAAGCGACATCAAAGGATTGTCTCACGAAGGCAAAGCAGTCATGGCATGTACGCTTTGGGTTGCGTTTTGGTGGATTACAGAAGCAGTCGAACTACCGGTTACATCGCTGCTTCCTATTGTATTGTTTCCTCTTTCCGGTGCTTTACCTCTCAAAGCTACAACAGCCGAATATGGGAATCCCTTTATTTTTCTCTTTATGGGCGGTTTTTTAATAGGCTTAGCAATCGAAAAATGGAATTTGCACAAACGCATTGCTTTCAAGATTATTGAGAAAATTGGTACGCGAGAACGCAGTGTTTTATTAGGATTTATGGTTGCCACAGCTTTTATTTCAATGTGGATTTCGAATACCGCCACAGCGGTTATGATGCTTCCGATAGGGCTTTCTGTTTCTGCTTATTTTGGCAACAATCAACTATTTAAGCAAAACTTGATGTTGGGTATTGCCTATGCTGCTTCTAGCGGAGGGATGGCTACATTGATTGGAACACCTCCCAACATTATTCTTGCAGCAGTGCTTAAAAATTCGGCAGGTATTGAAATCTCTTTTTTGAATTGGATGCTTTTTGCAACTCCTTTCAGTTTGATTTTGTTATTGGTTTGTTGGTGGCATTTAAGCAGAAAGTTAGGAAGAGGAGTGAGTCAGGGTTTTAAACTTGACAATAATGAATTAGGAACAGTTACCTTGCCGGAAAAAAGAGTGTTGATGGTGTTTTGTTTGGTTGCTTTTTTTTGGATTACCCGAGTCTTTCTGTGGAATAAATTTATTCCTGCTTTGGATGATACGTTGATTGCAATGATTGGTGCAATCGCATTGTTTATTATTCCTTCAGGTATAAAGGGAGAAAAACTATTGAATTGGGAAACAGCAAAACGTTTGCCTTGGGATGTATTATTAATTTTTGGTGCAGGATTAGCCATTGCCAAGGGTTTTGCAGATACAGATTTAACCCAATGGATTGCTCAGCACTTTGCTGATGTGAATGTATTGCCATGGGTGATTCTTTTGATGGTTATTGCAGCTATTAATTTTCTTACAGAAATCACCTCTAATACAGCAACAGCGAGTATCATTCTGCCGATTCTTTATTCCATGAGTTATTCGTTAAACTTAAACCCTTTGACATTGCTTGTAGGTGCAGCAATCGCCTCAAGCTGTGCATTTATGTTGCCTGTGGCTACGCCTCCCAATGCTATTGTTTTCAGTAGCGGGGCTGTCAAAATTAAAGATATGATGAGAGAGGGTATATTTTTGAACCTAACCTCTATTTTGCTAACATTTCTTTTTGTTCAAACCTTGATTGGAGTGCTGCAATAG
- a CDS encoding glycosyltransferase — MSLRVLHITTNSGGGAGIAALRIHQALLKNGVDSHLLFLKGSTPQNIPNVHSIKEFKNPWLVFLIDKLNRILNYRFGIGKPDCFFNSPFSLFRLHKLPFIQDFDLINLHWVVKFIDITSFFSKINKPIVWTMHDMNPFSGGLHYKTDYEEKAYKQLEEKFVQIKKTAYSHARIGIISPSVWLLEESKKAAIFPAQTHFTAIKNPIDIEKYAPSGEADYEKKIVLFIAEKSGDKRKGLTYLYKAVEELKEKQLEWVVLGNPDEHCPKQIKQMGFVSSSEALVQWYKKAGVFVIPSIEDNLPNTVVESLACGTPVVGFDTGGIKDMIEHKENGYLVPLKDTKQLAEGIEYALQHQQELSKNARLFAVKNFASDTVASQYKLFYEKMLS; from the coding sequence ATGTCCCTCAGGGTATTACATATCACAACCAATAGTGGCGGAGGTGCAGGAATTGCCGCTCTGAGGATTCACCAAGCTTTGCTAAAAAATGGAGTCGATAGCCACCTTTTATTTCTTAAGGGATCTACGCCACAAAACATCCCGAATGTCCATTCGATTAAGGAATTTAAAAATCCTTGGCTCGTTTTTTTAATTGATAAACTGAACCGAATACTTAATTATAGATTCGGAATAGGCAAACCGGATTGTTTTTTTAATTCCCCTTTTTCTCTTTTCAGATTACATAAACTCCCTTTTATCCAAGACTTTGACCTCATCAATTTACATTGGGTGGTGAAATTCATTGACATAACAAGTTTTTTTTCAAAAATTAACAAACCCATAGTCTGGACAATGCACGACATGAATCCGTTTTCCGGTGGGCTTCATTACAAAACAGATTATGAAGAAAAAGCATATAAACAGTTGGAGGAAAAATTTGTTCAGATAAAAAAAACTGCTTATTCCCACGCTCGCATTGGCATCATTTCACCCTCCGTTTGGTTGTTAGAAGAATCAAAAAAAGCAGCTATTTTTCCGGCACAAACACATTTCACAGCTATCAAAAACCCGATAGATATTGAAAAATATGCTCCGTCCGGTGAAGCAGATTATGAGAAGAAGATTGTGTTGTTTATAGCAGAAAAATCGGGAGACAAGCGCAAAGGATTAACCTATTTATACAAAGCGGTTGAAGAGCTTAAAGAAAAGCAGTTAGAATGGGTTGTGTTGGGCAATCCGGATGAGCACTGTCCCAAACAGATAAAACAAATGGGGTTTGTGAGTTCTTCTGAAGCGTTGGTTCAATGGTACAAAAAAGCAGGAGTATTTGTTATTCCTTCCATAGAAGATAATTTACCCAATACCGTAGTTGAATCACTTGCATGTGGTACTCCCGTTGTGGGTTTTGACACCGGAGGAATTAAAGACATGATTGAGCACAAGGAAAATGGCTACTTAGTCCCGCTAAAAGACACCAAACAATTAGCAGAGGGTATTGAATATGCACTTCAACATCAACAAGAATTATCTAAAAACGCAAGATTGTTTGCAGTAAAAAACTTTGCAAGTGATACCGTTGCTTCTCAATACAAACTCTTTTATGAAAAGATGTTATCCTAA